The nucleotide window gaggttttttcccttttttccctcttggacgggtttttttcattttttggggagttgttcctgtgctgatggagggtttcgggacagaggatgttgtatgtgtacagactgtaaagccctctgaggctaatttgttatttgcgattttgggctatacaaaataaaatgacttgacttgactacTCACTGCGTGTATTTATACTCACTACGTGTATTTATACTCACTACGTGTATTTATACTCACTGCGTGTATTTATACTCACTGCGTGTATTTATACTCACTACGTTACGGTTCAtgaacaaagacacaagacttttgatgcttttcatcgtttgtattgttgtttgtttacagaATCAGAgaccacacccccccccccccttggtaTTGGTCCCTGAAGCGTGGCTCCTCCTACCCGGCGTAGGGAAACCTGAGGAGCGCGGCCTGTCCGGGGCCGAGCCGCAGCTCCGTCAGGTCCACCACGCCTCCGCTGCCGTCGGTGCGAAGCACCACCTCCGCCTTCCGGGGCAGCGCCGCACCGCCCAGCTGCAGCCGCGCCTCCTGCCCCGCCCAGTTGAAGGCGGCCACGTAGCGCTCGCTCTGATCCCAGGTACGCAGGTacgccagagaggaggaggagttagagaggagcaggaagtcCCCAAACAGCAGGGAGCGCTCCTTTGCCCGGAGCTCGCTGGCAGCGCTGAAGAAGCGGAGGCAGGACAGACGCTCCGCCCGCTCCTCCTGGAAGAGACGTAGTAATACTGCTGTACTAGTACTCCATAAATGCTAGTACTATAGCTATAGCATTTCGACTATTTGTACTTCCCCTACTTGTACTCTTGCAGTACCAGTACTTGTACTCCTTGTACTTTGGTTTATTTTACCTTCAAAGTCCCATTCAGCTCCTCGTCAGAGTCCCAAAGCATTTTGGGAAACGCGTTGTCCTTTAAGACAAAAGGCGATAATAAACAATCACATCAGTGACCACAAGGACTCCTCCGCCACCACCTCGTCCTCACCTCGTCCCTCAGGCCAATCTCGTCCCCGTAGTTGAAGACGGGCGTCCCCGGCagcgtcagcagcagcagctggtgcagCTTAACAAGCGCCGGCCCCCCCAGCGAGGCCAGGTGACCCCCGGCCCGTCCCGCCAGGCGCCAGGCCAGCCCGAGCTGGCTGTGGGACGAGTACAGCAGCTGGACGGACTCCGCGAGCTCTGCGGCGTCCCTCCCGCCGGCCCGGAGGACTCCGGAGACCAGCAGGTCCACGCCGGTGGAGttgaggaggacagagacgtCCTCGGCCGCGGAACGCTCGGTGACGCCAATCAGGACTCTGGAGGGACAAGGGACAAGCGTTACCAGAGGACTCGGGCGTCCTAAAGGTCCCGGTGGACTCAGGTGTCACAGACTATGACCTCTTGTTGGGACTCTCCTCCGTCCCGTTGTGGACGATGGCTCGGATGTCTGTCCACAGAGACGGCGCCATGGCGGCCACTCGCTCCACCCCCGACAGCTGCACGCCGTCCACGCCTTGCTTCATCCAGAAGACCAGAGCGGACTGAGGACAGGGGGACGGAAGAGTTCAAAGACCGGGTCACAGATTCCGGTTTCACTTCTGTTCAGGGGACGAAGAGGCTcaactacatttcccatgatgctCGGGGGGACGTAAACAGGGAGTGTAATAGTGAGCTAGCCAATGTGTCTCTCAGCCTGTCTCGCTGTGTCTCTCACCTTCAGCCTCTCAGCCACGTTGGTCACGCTGGTGTTGGAGAACCAGGGTCCAGATGAGCCCCGGTAGTTCGGAGTCAGATCCAGAACCACGGAAATCCCTGCAGAGACGTCGTGAGGTAATAACGTGACGATTAGAACGACGGCGTGTCGGCGGTCAAACATCCGGTACTAAACGTGGCGTTCGTCACCCTTCTTATGCGCCGCGTGGACCAGGTCTTTGAACTGGTCCAAGGTTCCAGACTCAGAGGAGACCTCCTCAAACCTCAGACCCAACGCGTCATCTGCTGGAGCCACGTGGATCGGACCAATCAgcagacctttgaccttcatCTGAGACAGACGGCCCACCTTCTGCTCCACACCTGAggggggacggaggaggagacggagaagaagaggacgaggaggaggaggagaaaggagaggcgGGTTAGGAGGAGTAATCGAACCTCAgtgaggaaaagaggaggagcgAGTTCCCACCTCGCTTCTCCTCTTCATGAATAACGAATATCgatgtaatataaatataaatgtcgTCACCCTTCAGGTCCATCGGGGCGCTGAAGACCTTAATGTCACCGATCTGGTACATCGGCCCCTCGTTCCACCAGCTGGAGGACGGAAGGTCTCTGCAGCGAGGAGCCTGCAGGACGATGAGGACGGCTCCACCCAACATCCCCAACCAGCCCAACCAGAACACCACCAGCAAAGACCAGCGCGTCCTCACCCAGCTGGGGAGacaggggggagacgggggaggaggacaagtcagggtgggggagagaaaaggtgCAGGAGCGGAGTggtgagaggagcagcaggacggAGACAAGGACACCAGGAGGGAGAGACCAGGAGACAGGCACGAGGACacatggaggaggacgaggggacATCAGACATGTTGAGACATTAAACTATTAtacaatggtgtgtgtgtcgAGGCCTCCTCACCCCGGAGTCCCCGCCAccctcagcagctcctccttGTTCAGTCCGGTGAATTtcaccaccttctcctccacctcctcctcctcctcctcgtcggggATCTTCAGCTTCACGGAGCCGTTCTTCTCCTCCGCAGACGGCGCGTCCTCCGCCCGCTCCGCTCCTCCGGTCATCGGctgtttctcctgctcctcctggtccAGATCCGCCTCGCTCACATCGGCCTCGGTCGCATCCGCATCGGCGgggaccgggaccgggaccgggaccgggaccgggaccgggaccgGGGCCGGGGCCGGGCCGGGAGCCGGGGCCTCCTTCGGATCCGCATCTTTGGTCTCAGCATCCTTCAGGTCCACGTCGGTCTCCTCCGTGTTCATACCGGCGATGATCCGGTACCGATCCGGATGTGAGAATCACACAGCGGCTTAGCGTCAGAGGTGAGGGCGAggttctctgtctgtctctctgtctgtctgtctgtctctctgtctctctgtctgtctgtctctctgtctgtctcgctctctgtctctctgtctgtctgtctgaaagGCTGCAGCAAATGATGCCTTCACTGCGGTTGGAAACACGGGAACTTCGGCTCTCCTCTCGCGTGTTCTataggttgttgttgttgttgttgtttattgttgcaTATTCAGATAGAACACAGATATGAGTCGCGTGTTACACATCACTACACACTCGCCTTAGAGAACCTGAATACGCaacaataatcataataataataatgataataatcattATGCTGCGTCCGCCAGCTGGCCAGATGTTGACACTGCAGGAGATCAGAGAGCAGCACGTGTGACGCTTCACAACAGCATGAAGCAGAGAAAAGGTGGAGAACCACATCAGACCAAAGACACCATCAGCCCCCACCTGTGACGTAGATGTACTGTCATAGTAGTAGagtactagtactagtactacaTCTTGTTCATTGCAACGAGACAAAGGAGTCAACATTAAATAACTCGTTTCATGTTTTTCACATGTCTGTTATTTCATATCCCACCGTCTGCGTTTGTTGCTGACACACATCTTACGTTTGAATGTTTAATGTTAATTGGTGTTCTAGTGTTTGTTCTTTTGTACTTCCTGTAATAAAAGGTCTTTGATTGAAGAACTGAGGAAAACATCTGATTCATATTTCTGAGCTTTTCACAGAGATACAATGctagtat belongs to Gasterosteus aculeatus chromosome 15, fGasAcu3.hap1.1, whole genome shotgun sequence and includes:
- the LOC120815151 gene encoding amino acid transporter heavy chain SLC3A2, whose protein sequence is MNTEETDVDLKDAETKDADPKEAPAPGPAPAPVPVPVPVPVPVPVPADADATEADVSEADLDQEEQEKQPMTGGAERAEDAPSAEEKNGSVKLKIPDEEEEEEVEEKVVKFTGLNKEELLRVAGTPGWVRTRWSLLVVFWLGWLGMLGGAVLIVLQAPRCRDLPSSSWWNEGPMYQIGDIKVFSAPMDLKGVEQKVGRLSQMKVKGLLIGPIHVAPADDALGLRFEEVSSESGTLDQFKDLVHAAHKKGISVVLDLTPNYRGSSGPWFSNTSVTNVAERLKSALVFWMKQGVDGVQLSGVERVAAMAPSLWTDIRAIVHNGTEESPNKRVLIGVTERSAAEDVSVLLNSTGVDLLVSGVLRAGGRDAAELAESVQLLYSSHSQLGLAWRLAGRAGGHLASLGGPALVKLHQLLLLTLPGTPVFNYGDEIGLRDEDNAFPKMLWDSDEELNGTLKEERAERLSCLRFFSAASELRAKERSLLFGDFLLLSNSSSSLAYLRTWDQSERYVAAFNWAGQEARLQLGGAALPRKAEVVLRTDGSGGVVDLTELRLGPGQAALLRFPYAG